The proteins below are encoded in one region of Scleropages formosus chromosome 19, fSclFor1.1, whole genome shotgun sequence:
- the gal3st1a gene encoding galactosylceramide sulfotransferase, translating to MSGNQRRQWKSMYKGLILGMLLTSCMILLYCLSAPQGQVILQEVPVPYSCAYHPAHANDLQVSNTSHNAGGQTSICTPKVDVMFLKTHKTGSSTVLNILFRFGEKHHLKFAFPDSRNDFFYPSPFQRSQVKDYRAGVCFNIICNHMRFNEPEVAKLIPVDTTYVTILRDPAELFESSFHYFGRLVPFTWKIPGEDKLTEFLQEPWQYFDPEGFNSFYLKNLLFFDFGFDNMMDPDDPRVEESIQAIEERFQLVMLVEHFEESLILLKDALCWEIGDLLFFKLNARKGSMVSRLNSQLRAQALEWNKIDWKLYQHFNVTFWKKVDAYGSERMARDVEELRRRNKEMADICIEGGHAVEANSIQEAAMQPWQPIGEKSILGYNMKKNISKKHRKLCRKMLTPELQYLTDLGVNLWITRLWGYVRDLINW from the exons ATGTCAGGAAATCAGAGAAGGCAGTGGAAGTCCATGTATAAAGGCCTGATTCTGGGCATGCTCCTTACCAGCTGTATGATACTTCTCTACTGTCTGTCTGCTCCTCAAGGTCAAGTCATTCTACAAGA ggTTCCAGTACCTTACTCCTGTGCATATCACCCAGCTCATGCAAATGATCTGCAAGTCTCAAACACCTCCCATAATGCTGGTGGTCAGACAAGCATCTGCACACCCAAGGTGGATGTCAtgttcctgaaaacacacaagacGGGTAGCAGCACTGTGCTCAATATTCTCTTTCGCTTTGGGGAGAAGCACCATCTCAAATTTGCCTTTCCTGACAGCCGCAATGACTTCTTCTACCCCTCACCATTCCAGCGCTCACAAGTCAAGGACTATCGGGCAGGCGTGTGTTTCAACATCATTTGCAACCACATGCGCTTCAATGAGCCTGAGGTGGCCAAGTTAATCCCTGTGGATACTACATACGTCACCATCCTACGAGATCCAGCAGAGCTCTTTGAATCGTCATTTCACTACTTTGGTCGCCTGGTTCCCTTCACCTGGAAGATACCAGGAGAGGACAAGCTAACAGAGTTCCTTCAGGAGCCCTGGCAGTACTTTGATCCTGAGGGATTCAACTCTTTCTACCTCAAGAACCTTCTGTTCTTTGATTTTGGGTTTGACAATATGATGGATCCAGATGACCCACGGGTGGAGGAGAGCATCCAGGCCATAGAGGAGCGCTTTCAGCTGGTTATGTTAGTGGAACACTTTGAGGAGTCTCTAATCCTCCTGAAGGATGCCCTCTGCTGGGAAATAGGTGACTTGCTGTTTTTCAAACTTAATGCTCGCAAGGGCTCTATGGTGTCCAGGCTGAACTCTCAGCTCAGGGCTCAAGCTCTTGAGTGGAACAAAATTGACTGGAAGCTCTACCAGCATTTTAACGTCACCTTTTGGAAAAAGGTAGATGCCTATGGAAGCGAACGCATGGCAAGGGATGTGGAGGAGCTCCGGAGGAGAAACAAGGAGATGGCAGACATCTGCATAGAGGGCGGACATGCTGTGGAAGCTAACAGCATCCAGGAAGCAGCAATGCAACCATGGCAGCCCATCGGAGAGAAGTCCATTCTGGGttacaacatgaaaaaaaacataagtaaaAAGCATCGCAAACTATGCAGAAAGATGCTCACCCCAGAGCTCCAGTATCTGACAGACCTGGGGGTCAACTTGTGGATTACCAGACTCTGGGGTTATGTAAGGGATCTCATCAACTGGTAG